One genomic window of Vespula pensylvanica isolate Volc-1 chromosome 12, ASM1446617v1, whole genome shotgun sequence includes the following:
- the LOC122633465 gene encoding fasciclin-2 isoform X3, whose translation MADHGHPAAVWLFALFYLIAYANAASLEILPSGETQTKSIGSSNIFTCRPNVENPKLITDMQWLDPQNRVIESLKLVVLPIESTSPGHSKPAMYTELHQDNSLSLFFNSLQEEQAGRYTCKGTYANSVPLNKSVTIDTIVAITWDDAPKNQYPILGEDFSILCKVRARPSPSVDWLYNGELVKTNDHYIIDTHALKIKNVQESDDGIYTCRASVPTTGELRERPIRVEVHVRPTIEERPTPVDVIEGENENIECKAKGKPPPKFTWVKSLTKQNLSNADRFTVNPDTGDLTIVTVNREDAGEYQCTATNAAGSATSNIVVNVIVKPKIMEFPNVTVIQGNEVDVRCKAFGRPPPKVTLRKHTAEKAYVVGTQADDGRIILINQPDEVTGETVGTLNIRDVLRSYDGLYECVAENAGGVAHKNGHVTVEFPPSFAFMRNNTVWSWDRRPVNLTCIAESIPNATITWMMAGNKKIENVPEIKQYGKGPTSILMVVPLDSRYYTDYKCIAANSHGTREIIIQLRQATRPNELLQAKMAEITATTIRFDLVPPPTHPDLPVKSVIVQYKEEIQTWAEARNRTWSIDSVYVLEGLKPQTSYDFRFAAINKVGQGNWGTFYRETTPGRTFPKEPTIITKVSSEYDVSMFSNQYELLWTVPPDNGEPIDMYQIRYCQIKPVTGGEWQTEEDTCKTLNVKGVGRTKYWLKDLHSDYFYSVEVKARNAMGFSKPGVARFKTAKGLDTTVVHHQGPLISSAAIIGIVIAVLFIVIVIIDVICCCAHKTGIIYYVCERSRRKPVDEEDAKLGSLYGWRFPLPYCDQKMANVAGVTAIQDSGSGKNTIRLVKHTAIDEKEPLKEEKKITPIIDSGLRRETSVTFDGKRSVSKTGFVGKDSAV comes from the exons cgTACGCGAATGCGGCTTCTTTGGAGATTTTGCCGAGTGGCGAGACGCAAACGAAGTCGATCGGATCCAGCAACATTTTTACGTGCAGGCCGAACGTCGAGAACCCCAAGCTGATCACCGACATGCAATGGCTCGATCCGCAAAATCGCGTTATAGAATCTCTCAA ACTCGTCGTATTGCCGATCGAAAG TACGTCGCCTGGCCATTCGAAGCCGGCCATGTATACGGAATTGCATCAGGACAACAGCCTCTCGCTCTTCTTCAACTCGCTTCAAGAGGAACAGGCAGGGAGATATACCTGCAAGGGGACGTACGCCAACTCGGTGCCTCTGAATAAATCGGTCACGATCGATACAATCG TTGCGATTACCTGGGACGACGCACCGAAAAATCAATACCCGATCCTTGGAGAGGATTTCTCGATCCTTTGCAAAGTCCGGGCCAGACCCTCGCCCTCCGTCGATTGGCTTTACAACGGGGAGTTGGTGAAGACGAACGATCATTACATCATCGACACCCATGCgctaaagataaaaaatgttcaagAGTCCGACGACGGTATTTACACGTGCCGCGCCTCCGTGCCGACTACCGGCGAACTTCGGGAGCGGCCAATACGCGTCGAG GTCCACGTACGTCCAACCATCGAGGAACGACCCACTCCGGTCGACGTAATCgaaggagaaaacgaaaacatCGAGTGCAAAGCCAAAGGCAAGCCCCCGCCAAAGTTCACCTGGGTGAAATCCCTTACGAAGCAAAATCTTTCCAACGCCGATCGTTTTACCGTTAATCCGGATACCGGCGACTTGACCATCGTCACCGTGAATCGCGAAGACGCCGGGGAGTATCAATGTACCGCCACGAACGCGGCAGGTTCGGCCACCAGCAACATAGTCGTGAACGTTATCGTAAAGCCAAAAATCATGGAGTTCCCGAACGTAACGGTGATACAGGGTAACGAGGTGGACGTCAGATGCAAAGCGTTTGGTAGGCCACCACCGAAAGTGACCTTGAGGAAACACACCGCCGAGAAAGCTTACGTCGTCGGAACGCAGGCGGACGACGGCAGAATAATCTTGATCAATCAACCGGACGAGGTGACAGGCGAGACGGTCGGAACTCTGAACATCCGCGACGTTCTCAGATCCTACGACGGTCTCTACGAGTGCGTGGCCGAGAATGCCGGCGGGGTAGCTCATAAAAATGGTCACGTGACCGTTGAATTTCCCCCGTCGTTCGCTTTCATGCGGAACAACACCGTGTGGTCTTGGGACAGGAGACCCGTCAATTTGACCTGCATAGCCGAGAGCATACCGAACGCTACGATCACGTGGATGATGGCCGGAaacaaaaagatcgaaaacGTGCCCGAGATCAAACAGTACGGCAAAGGCCCGACTTCGATACTTATGGTCGTACCGCTCGACAGCAGGTACTACACGGATTACAAGTGTATCGCGGCGAATTCGCACGGCACGCGAGAGATCATTATCCAACTGAGGCAAGCAACGAGACCGAACGAACTCTTGCAGGCCAAGATGGCCGAGATCACGGCCACGACCATCCGATTCGATCTCGTGCCGCCACCCACTCATCCTGATTTGCCCGTTAAAAGCGTCATCGTGCAGTACAAAGAGGAGATTCAGACTTGGGCCGAGGCTAGGAACAGAACTTGGTCGATAG ATTCCGTTTACGTCCTCGAGGGCTTGAAACCGCAAACTTCCTACGATTTCCGATTTGCTGCGATAAACAAGGTCGGCCAGGGCAATTGGGGTACGTTTTACCGTGAAACTACTCCCGGAAGGACCTTCCCCAAAGAACCAACGATCATAACGAAAGTGTCGAGCGAGTACGACGTTTCGATGTTCAGCAATCAGTACGAACTTTTGTGGACCGTCCCACCGGACAACGGTGAACCGATAGACATGTATCAGATCAGATATTGTCAGATCAAACCAGTAACCGGCGGCGAATGGCAAACCGAGGAGGATACTTGCAAAACGTTGAACGTTAAGGGTGTCGGTAGAACGAAATATTGGCTAAAGGATCTCCACTCCGACTATTTTTACAGCGTCGAAGTTAAGGCTCGCAACGCTATGGGATTTAGCAAGCCGGGCGTCGCCAGATTCAAGACTGCCAAGG GTCTAGATACGACGGTGGTACATCATCAGGGTCCTTTGATATCCAGCGCCGCGATAATCGGTATCGTTATCGCCGTACTCTTCATCGTCATCGTGATCATCGACGTGATATGCTGTTGCGCGCACAAGACTG GAatcatatattatgtatgcgAACGATCTCGACGGAAGCCCGTCGACGAGGAGGACGCCAAGCTCGGCag TCTTTACGGTTGGCGGTTTCCATTGCCGTATTGCGACCAAAAAATGGCCAATGTCGCCGGGGTGACGGCCATCCAAGACTCGGGTAGTGGAAAAAATACCATTAGATTGGTCAAACACACTGCCAT AGACGAGAAGGAGCCGCtcaaggaggagaagaagataacACCGATCATCGATTCTGGATTACGTAGGGAAACGTCGGTCACCTTCGATGGCAAACGATCCGTTTCGAAGACTGGCTTCGTTGGAAAGGATTCGGCCGTCTAG
- the LOC122633465 gene encoding fasciclin-2 isoform X5: MQWLDPQNRVIESLKLVVLPIESTSPGHSKPAMYTELHQDNSLSLFFNSLQEEQAGRYTCKGTYANSVPLNKSVTIDTIVAITWDDAPKNQYPILGEDFSILCKVRARPSPSVDWLYNGELVKTNDHYIIDTHALKIKNVQESDDGIYTCRASVPTTGELRERPIRVEVHVRPTIEERPTPVDVIEGENENIECKAKGKPPPKFTWVKSLTKQNLSNADRFTVNPDTGDLTIVTVNREDAGEYQCTATNAAGSATSNIVVNVIVKPKIMEFPNVTVIQGNEVDVRCKAFGRPPPKVTLRKHTAEKAYVVGTQADDGRIILINQPDEVTGETVGTLNIRDVLRSYDGLYECVAENAGGVAHKNGHVTVEFPPSFAFMRNNTVWSWDRRPVNLTCIAESIPNATITWMMAGNKKIENVPEIKQYGKGPTSILMVVPLDSRYYTDYKCIAANSHGTREIIIQLRQATRPNELLQAKMAEITATTIRFDLVPPPTHPDLPVKSVIVQYKEEIQTWAEARNRTWSIDSVYVLEGLKPQTSYDFRFAAINKVGQGNWGTFYRETTPGRTFPKEPTIITKVSSEYDVSMFSNQYELLWTVPPDNGEPIDMYQIRYCQIKPVTGGEWQTEEDTCKTLNVKGVGRTKYWLKDLHSDYFYSVEVKARNAMGFSKPGVARFKTAKGLDTTVVHHQGPLISSAAIIGIVIAVLFIVIVIIDVICCCAHKTGIIYYVCERSRRKPVDEEDAKLGSLYGWRFPLPYCDQKMANVAGVTAIQDSGSGKNTIRLVKHTAIDEKEPLKEEKKITPIIDSGLRRETSVTFDGKRSVSKTGFVGKDSAV; encoded by the exons ATGCAATGGCTCGATCCGCAAAATCGCGTTATAGAATCTCTCAA ACTCGTCGTATTGCCGATCGAAAG TACGTCGCCTGGCCATTCGAAGCCGGCCATGTATACGGAATTGCATCAGGACAACAGCCTCTCGCTCTTCTTCAACTCGCTTCAAGAGGAACAGGCAGGGAGATATACCTGCAAGGGGACGTACGCCAACTCGGTGCCTCTGAATAAATCGGTCACGATCGATACAATCG TTGCGATTACCTGGGACGACGCACCGAAAAATCAATACCCGATCCTTGGAGAGGATTTCTCGATCCTTTGCAAAGTCCGGGCCAGACCCTCGCCCTCCGTCGATTGGCTTTACAACGGGGAGTTGGTGAAGACGAACGATCATTACATCATCGACACCCATGCgctaaagataaaaaatgttcaagAGTCCGACGACGGTATTTACACGTGCCGCGCCTCCGTGCCGACTACCGGCGAACTTCGGGAGCGGCCAATACGCGTCGAG GTCCACGTACGTCCAACCATCGAGGAACGACCCACTCCGGTCGACGTAATCgaaggagaaaacgaaaacatCGAGTGCAAAGCCAAAGGCAAGCCCCCGCCAAAGTTCACCTGGGTGAAATCCCTTACGAAGCAAAATCTTTCCAACGCCGATCGTTTTACCGTTAATCCGGATACCGGCGACTTGACCATCGTCACCGTGAATCGCGAAGACGCCGGGGAGTATCAATGTACCGCCACGAACGCGGCAGGTTCGGCCACCAGCAACATAGTCGTGAACGTTATCGTAAAGCCAAAAATCATGGAGTTCCCGAACGTAACGGTGATACAGGGTAACGAGGTGGACGTCAGATGCAAAGCGTTTGGTAGGCCACCACCGAAAGTGACCTTGAGGAAACACACCGCCGAGAAAGCTTACGTCGTCGGAACGCAGGCGGACGACGGCAGAATAATCTTGATCAATCAACCGGACGAGGTGACAGGCGAGACGGTCGGAACTCTGAACATCCGCGACGTTCTCAGATCCTACGACGGTCTCTACGAGTGCGTGGCCGAGAATGCCGGCGGGGTAGCTCATAAAAATGGTCACGTGACCGTTGAATTTCCCCCGTCGTTCGCTTTCATGCGGAACAACACCGTGTGGTCTTGGGACAGGAGACCCGTCAATTTGACCTGCATAGCCGAGAGCATACCGAACGCTACGATCACGTGGATGATGGCCGGAaacaaaaagatcgaaaacGTGCCCGAGATCAAACAGTACGGCAAAGGCCCGACTTCGATACTTATGGTCGTACCGCTCGACAGCAGGTACTACACGGATTACAAGTGTATCGCGGCGAATTCGCACGGCACGCGAGAGATCATTATCCAACTGAGGCAAGCAACGAGACCGAACGAACTCTTGCAGGCCAAGATGGCCGAGATCACGGCCACGACCATCCGATTCGATCTCGTGCCGCCACCCACTCATCCTGATTTGCCCGTTAAAAGCGTCATCGTGCAGTACAAAGAGGAGATTCAGACTTGGGCCGAGGCTAGGAACAGAACTTGGTCGATAG ATTCCGTTTACGTCCTCGAGGGCTTGAAACCGCAAACTTCCTACGATTTCCGATTTGCTGCGATAAACAAGGTCGGCCAGGGCAATTGGGGTACGTTTTACCGTGAAACTACTCCCGGAAGGACCTTCCCCAAAGAACCAACGATCATAACGAAAGTGTCGAGCGAGTACGACGTTTCGATGTTCAGCAATCAGTACGAACTTTTGTGGACCGTCCCACCGGACAACGGTGAACCGATAGACATGTATCAGATCAGATATTGTCAGATCAAACCAGTAACCGGCGGCGAATGGCAAACCGAGGAGGATACTTGCAAAACGTTGAACGTTAAGGGTGTCGGTAGAACGAAATATTGGCTAAAGGATCTCCACTCCGACTATTTTTACAGCGTCGAAGTTAAGGCTCGCAACGCTATGGGATTTAGCAAGCCGGGCGTCGCCAGATTCAAGACTGCCAAGG GTCTAGATACGACGGTGGTACATCATCAGGGTCCTTTGATATCCAGCGCCGCGATAATCGGTATCGTTATCGCCGTACTCTTCATCGTCATCGTGATCATCGACGTGATATGCTGTTGCGCGCACAAGACTG GAatcatatattatgtatgcgAACGATCTCGACGGAAGCCCGTCGACGAGGAGGACGCCAAGCTCGGCag TCTTTACGGTTGGCGGTTTCCATTGCCGTATTGCGACCAAAAAATGGCCAATGTCGCCGGGGTGACGGCCATCCAAGACTCGGGTAGTGGAAAAAATACCATTAGATTGGTCAAACACACTGCCAT AGACGAGAAGGAGCCGCtcaaggaggagaagaagataacACCGATCATCGATTCTGGATTACGTAGGGAAACGTCGGTCACCTTCGATGGCAAACGATCCGTTTCGAAGACTGGCTTCGTTGGAAAGGATTCGGCCGTCTAG